The Apium graveolens cultivar Ventura chromosome 6, ASM990537v1, whole genome shotgun sequence genome contains a region encoding:
- the LOC141668000 gene encoding uncharacterized protein LOC141668000 isoform X1: MVQEGPNLFIRQIICSQVVWASLNSWKGKENKGKESNGDEESYVEGTHEVGESSRKIIFERKRRNCSEGDYSSFLENTPKKTLGHIFRMKFDDETIRTRGASREAFYSPCIKNFKEYYTYPFPYDKEDGDQVVRSYLHRNLKSYLIAERGRLVEKVKHLLEAGYTEKDFNIRDEGLEPYYYSQHTWNSVCDCWEAEKFKKLSTNGQNARSNVEFVSRRGAEPFEQRRQVAFFPEINEKRAAKGEFPISEDEFMGIAYNPTQPAVQDLQARIELAPEFELIEEPSSPRAQREFYKKKRSLCWLMQDRQGKGRSTFIPKTLWLNFWAHGMHCK; encoded by the exons ATGGTTCAGGAAGGCCCAAATCTGTTCATCAGACAAATAATATGTTCACAG GTGGTCTGGGCTAGTCTGAATTCATGGAAGGGTAAAGAAAACAAGGGTAAAGAAAGCAACGGTGATGAAGAAAGTTATGTGGAAGGGACTCACGAGGTTGGTGAAAGTAGCCGCAAGATTATATTTGAGAGGAAAAGGCGAAATTGTTCTGAAGGGGACTACTCCAG CTTCTTGGAAAATACACCCAAGAAGACTCTAGGGCACATTTTTCGCATGAAATTTGATGATGAGACTATCCGGACACGGGGAGCTTCACGTGAAGCTTTTTACAGCCCGTGTATCAAGAATTTTAAA GAGTATTATACCTATCCCTTTCCTTATGATAAGGAAGATGGGGACCAGGTTGTGAGATCCTATCTGCATAGAAATTTGAAGTCTTATCTTATTGCTGAGAGGGGCCGACTCGTGGAAAAAGTGAAACATCTATTGGAGGCTGGATATACTGAGAAAGACTTTAACATCAGGGATGAAGGATTGGAGCCCTACTACTACTCGCAGCACACATGGAATTCTGTGTGTGATTGTTGGGAGGCTGAAAAGTTTAAAAAGTTGTCCACTAATGGTCAGAATGCCCGAAGTAATGTTGAATTTGTATCTCGTAGGGGGGCCGAACCGTTTGAGCAGAGACGTCAAGTAGCATTCTTTCCT GAAATAAATGAAAAACGAGCGGCTAAAGGAGAGTTTCCGATCTCTGAAGATGAATTTATGGGAATAGCGTATAATCCAACTCAACCAGCTGTGCAAGATCTACAA GCGCGGATTGAATTGGCACCTGAGTTCGAGCTTATCGAAGAACCTTCATCCCCCCGTGCCCAAAgagaattttataaaaaaaaaagatCACTGTGTTGGCTAATGCAAGATCGCCAAGGAAAGGGAAGATCAACCTTTATCCCCAAAACACTCTGGCTGAACTTCTGGGCCCACGGGATGCACTGCAAGTGA
- the LOC141668000 gene encoding uncharacterized protein LOC141668000 isoform X2: protein MVQEGPNLFIRQIICSQVVWASLNSWKGKENKGKESNGDEESYVEGTHEVGESSRKIIFERKRRNCSEGDYSSFLENTPKKTLGHIFRMKFDDETIRTRGASREAFYSPCIKNFKEYYTYPFPYDKEDGDQVVRSYLHRNLKSYLIAERGRLVEKVKHLLEAGYTEKDFNIRDEGLEPYYYSQHTWNSVCDCWEAEKFKKLSTNGQNARSNVEFVSRRGAEPFEQRRQEINEKRAAKGEFPISEDEFMGIAYNPTQPAVQDLQARIELAPEFELIEEPSSPRAQREFYKKKRSLCWLMQDRQGKGRSTFIPKTLWLNFWAHGMHCK from the exons ATGGTTCAGGAAGGCCCAAATCTGTTCATCAGACAAATAATATGTTCACAG GTGGTCTGGGCTAGTCTGAATTCATGGAAGGGTAAAGAAAACAAGGGTAAAGAAAGCAACGGTGATGAAGAAAGTTATGTGGAAGGGACTCACGAGGTTGGTGAAAGTAGCCGCAAGATTATATTTGAGAGGAAAAGGCGAAATTGTTCTGAAGGGGACTACTCCAG CTTCTTGGAAAATACACCCAAGAAGACTCTAGGGCACATTTTTCGCATGAAATTTGATGATGAGACTATCCGGACACGGGGAGCTTCACGTGAAGCTTTTTACAGCCCGTGTATCAAGAATTTTAAA GAGTATTATACCTATCCCTTTCCTTATGATAAGGAAGATGGGGACCAGGTTGTGAGATCCTATCTGCATAGAAATTTGAAGTCTTATCTTATTGCTGAGAGGGGCCGACTCGTGGAAAAAGTGAAACATCTATTGGAGGCTGGATATACTGAGAAAGACTTTAACATCAGGGATGAAGGATTGGAGCCCTACTACTACTCGCAGCACACATGGAATTCTGTGTGTGATTGTTGGGAGGCTGAAAAGTTTAAAAAGTTGTCCACTAATGGTCAGAATGCCCGAAGTAATGTTGAATTTGTATCTCGTAGGGGGGCCGAACCGTTTGAGCAGAGACGTCAA GAAATAAATGAAAAACGAGCGGCTAAAGGAGAGTTTCCGATCTCTGAAGATGAATTTATGGGAATAGCGTATAATCCAACTCAACCAGCTGTGCAAGATCTACAA GCGCGGATTGAATTGGCACCTGAGTTCGAGCTTATCGAAGAACCTTCATCCCCCCGTGCCCAAAgagaattttataaaaaaaaaagatCACTGTGTTGGCTAATGCAAGATCGCCAAGGAAAGGGAAGATCAACCTTTATCCCCAAAACACTCTGGCTGAACTTCTGGGCCCACGGGATGCACTGCAAGTGA